Proteins from one Streptomyces sp. NBC_00390 genomic window:
- the gltX gene encoding glutamate--tRNA ligase, giving the protein MANANVRVRFCPSPTGNPHVGLVRTALFNWAYARHSGGTMVFRIEDTDAARDSEESYLQLLDSLRWLGLDWDEGPEAGGPHAPYRQSQRMDIYKDVAEKLQAAGHAYHCYCTPLELEARRDAARAAGKPSGYDGKCRTLSAEQKAAYEAEGRESIVRFKMPDEPITFTDLVRGELTFTPDNVPDYGIVRANGAPLYTLVNPVDDALMEITHVLRGEDLLSSTPRQIALYKALIELGVAQQIPAFGHLPYVMGEGNKKLSKRDPQASLNIYRERGFLPEGLLNYLSLLGWSFSADQDVFSISEMIEKFDVADVNANPARFDLKKAEAINADHIRRLDVKAFTEACEPWLQAPHADWAPDDFDRAAWEAIAPYAQTRLTVLSDITANVDFLFRKEPVEDEASWTKAMKEGSDALLRTAREKLEAADWTSPESLKEAVLAAGEAHGLKLGKAQAPVRVAVTGRTVGLPLFESLQILGKERTLSRIDAALAKLAA; this is encoded by the coding sequence GTGGCTAACGCGAACGTCCGCGTACGTTTCTGTCCCTCCCCGACCGGCAACCCCCATGTGGGCCTGGTCCGCACCGCTCTGTTCAACTGGGCCTACGCCCGGCACAGCGGCGGCACCATGGTCTTCCGCATCGAGGACACCGACGCGGCCCGCGACTCCGAGGAGTCGTACCTCCAGCTGCTCGACTCGCTGCGCTGGCTGGGTCTCGACTGGGACGAGGGCCCCGAGGCCGGCGGCCCGCACGCGCCGTACCGCCAGTCCCAGCGGATGGACATCTACAAGGACGTCGCCGAGAAGCTGCAGGCCGCCGGTCACGCGTACCACTGCTACTGCACCCCTCTGGAGCTCGAGGCCCGCCGCGACGCCGCCCGCGCCGCCGGCAAGCCCTCCGGCTACGACGGAAAGTGCCGCACACTGAGCGCCGAGCAGAAGGCCGCGTACGAGGCAGAAGGCCGCGAGTCGATCGTGCGCTTCAAGATGCCCGACGAGCCGATCACCTTCACGGACCTGGTCCGCGGCGAGCTCACCTTCACCCCGGACAACGTCCCGGACTACGGCATCGTCCGCGCCAACGGCGCCCCGCTGTACACCCTGGTGAACCCGGTCGACGACGCCCTGATGGAGATCACCCACGTCCTGCGCGGCGAGGACCTGCTCTCCTCCACCCCCCGCCAGATCGCCCTCTACAAGGCGCTGATCGAACTGGGCGTCGCCCAGCAGATCCCGGCCTTCGGCCACCTGCCGTACGTCATGGGCGAGGGCAACAAGAAGCTCTCCAAGCGCGACCCGCAGGCGTCGCTCAACATCTACCGTGAGCGCGGCTTCCTGCCCGAGGGCCTGCTCAACTATCTCTCGCTGCTCGGCTGGTCCTTCTCCGCCGATCAGGACGTCTTCTCGATCTCCGAGATGATCGAGAAGTTCGACGTCGCGGACGTCAACGCGAACCCGGCCCGCTTCGACCTGAAGAAGGCCGAGGCGATCAACGCGGACCACATCCGCCGCCTGGACGTGAAGGCCTTCACCGAGGCGTGCGAGCCCTGGCTGCAGGCCCCGCACGCCGATTGGGCGCCCGATGACTTCGACCGCGCCGCGTGGGAGGCCATCGCCCCGTACGCCCAGACCCGTCTGACGGTCCTGTCCGACATCACGGCCAACGTCGACTTCCTGTTCCGCAAGGAGCCGGTGGAGGATGAGGCGTCCTGGACCAAGGCGATGAAGGAGGGCTCGGACGCCCTGCTGCGCACCGCCCGCGAGAAGCTCGAGGCCGCGGACTGGACGAGCCCGGAGTCGCTGAAGGAGGCGGTCCTCGCCGCCGGCGAGGCCCACGGCCTCAAGCTCGGCAAGGCCCAGGCCCCGGTCCGCGTCGCGGTCACCGGCCGTACGGTGGGCCTGCCACTCTTCGAGTCCCTGCAGATCCTGGGCAAGGAGCGCACGCTGTCCCGCATCGACGCGGCGCTGGCGAAGCTGGCCGCGTAG
- a CDS encoding fumarylacetoacetate hydrolase family protein, producing the protein MRIARFSIDGNVAFGAVEDGPEGLVLDIIKGIPYADFELSGTKVPLSKVRLLPPVLPNKVVAIGRNYAEHAAELGNAVPDVPVAFFKPTTSVIGSGDAIEYPSFSSELHHEAELAVVIGRMCREVPRERVKDVILGYTCANDVTARDAQQREKQWARAKGFDTSCPLGPWVETDLDPGDLTIQCTVNGEQRQLGRTSEMVRSIEDLIVHITEAMTLLPGDVVLTGTPAGVGPLNVGDEVAVTIEGIGTLTNRVIKRG; encoded by the coding sequence GTGCGCATCGCCAGGTTCTCCATCGACGGCAATGTCGCCTTCGGCGCGGTCGAGGACGGCCCCGAAGGTCTCGTCCTCGACATCATCAAGGGCATTCCGTACGCCGACTTCGAGCTCTCCGGGACCAAGGTTCCGCTGAGCAAGGTCCGGCTCCTGCCGCCCGTGCTCCCCAACAAGGTCGTGGCCATCGGCCGCAACTACGCGGAGCACGCGGCAGAGCTCGGCAACGCGGTCCCCGACGTACCCGTCGCCTTCTTCAAGCCCACCACCTCGGTGATCGGCAGCGGTGACGCGATCGAGTACCCCTCGTTCTCGAGCGAGCTGCACCACGAGGCGGAGCTCGCCGTCGTCATCGGCCGCATGTGCCGCGAAGTCCCGCGCGAGCGTGTCAAGGACGTCATCCTCGGCTACACCTGCGCCAACGACGTCACCGCGCGTGACGCCCAGCAGCGCGAGAAGCAGTGGGCCAGGGCGAAGGGCTTCGACACCTCCTGTCCGCTCGGCCCCTGGGTGGAGACCGATCTCGACCCCGGCGATCTGACCATCCAGTGCACCGTCAACGGCGAGCAGCGCCAACTGGGTCGTACGAGCGAGATGGTCCGCTCCATCGAGGACCTGATCGTCCACATCACGGAGGCCATGACGCTGCTCCCGGGCGATGTCGTCCTCACCGGCACGCCCGCCGGGGTCGGCCCCCTCAACGTCGGCGACGAGGTCGCCGTCACCATCGAAGGCATCGGCACTCTCACCAACAGGGTGATCAAGCGTGGCTAA
- a CDS encoding sensor histidine kinase: protein MQGRFKRDGSAAAEQEPRGGTDRGSSPQHAHNQGPAAPGDSGDRAARPGASAPSGDGSVSARLKSLRAPKSPTDTGSRIALRNWRISTRLVSLLTLPVVAATTLGGLRIQESMDDMKQLDHMQLLTKMTQEATELAQALQAERDLSAGPLANGTPETDFKVSGPRTQTDRARKAFLEATRDIPNTDDDEALESIRANANQIAVQVNTLNNIRDGAYAPDVPNSMTVERYSRLIESLLSLSQDMAQATSNPEMIKRTRALAAFSSAKEYASIQRAIIAAALPGGSDAKAPGLSENDRLYGKAAMENGETELKAFKSIYESSGGDSEDLTATMENGNPIIASSEAYANRVLDTKDALKRLPERSHLDWTDDYSVRINAMKQIEGTLLDQMENKARELREESQREAIINGALILVVLGVSLVGAFVVARSMIRSLRRLQDTATKVAQDRLPELVKQLSEADPQDVDTSVESVGVHSRDEIGKVAAAFDDVHREAVRLAAEQALLRGNVNAMFTNLSRRSQGLIQRQLSLISELESREADPDQLSSLFKLDHLATRMRRNGENLLVLAGEEPGRRWTRPVPLVDVLRAAASEVEQYERIELAAVPATEVAGRVVNDLVHLLAELLENATSFSSPQTKVKVTGHALPDGRVLVEIHDTGIGLSPEDLAAINERLASPPTVDVSVSRRMGLFVVGRLSLRHGIRIQLRPSDSGGTTALVMLPVDVANGGKKAPAKPGAGGQGAVPPAPAGRPGAPAGGSRPGLGGAGGGTPAGGRLGAGAPRGQVGAGTAPRAALPGRDGAPAPRPGQGGGQGTAQQDASRQGAGFGAHRGAQGAPARNEAPRQSGFQQNAPGTGDRGRQLPPTGGPRAELPGGPGGRRDESVPPRQQRPQTTSWGSEQPPVPQQRPASDAPRGHEDHAATAEFPRPKYGSTPQAAGYGGAQPRGDRSTGQFARPDVYGNSAPQQPAPAQQRDTSSFAPQRPAGGASQGSAAGLPAPYQPEALPPASGPGDGRTPLYDTLETNWFHGGPGGRSAEQNPGVPQASPERTAPPMPQRTPAPSPATPGNAQNANGAAWRTSPNDELVRQAERVRKPAAGGVTTSGLPRRVPRANLVPGTAQEQSHQSGPQVSRAPDDVRGRLTNLRRGIQQGRQQNSTTGSFNLGPTHQQER, encoded by the coding sequence GTGCAGGGACGTTTCAAGAGGGATGGCAGCGCTGCGGCGGAACAGGAGCCGCGCGGCGGGACCGACCGCGGCTCCTCGCCCCAGCACGCCCACAACCAGGGACCGGCTGCGCCCGGCGACAGCGGTGACCGTGCCGCGCGCCCCGGTGCGTCGGCGCCCTCGGGCGACGGGTCGGTTTCGGCGAGGCTGAAGAGCCTCCGCGCACCCAAGAGCCCCACCGACACCGGATCGCGAATAGCGCTCCGCAACTGGCGCATCAGCACGCGTCTGGTCTCACTGCTCACCCTGCCGGTCGTCGCGGCGACCACGCTGGGTGGACTCCGTATCCAGGAGTCCATGGACGACATGAAGCAGCTGGACCACATGCAGCTGCTGACCAAGATGACCCAGGAGGCCACCGAGCTGGCACAGGCGCTCCAGGCGGAGCGCGACCTGTCCGCCGGCCCGCTGGCCAACGGCACCCCTGAGACCGACTTCAAGGTCTCCGGGCCGCGTACGCAGACCGACCGTGCCCGCAAGGCCTTCCTCGAGGCCACGCGTGACATCCCCAACACGGACGACGACGAGGCGCTGGAGTCCATCCGCGCCAACGCGAACCAGATCGCCGTACAGGTCAACACCCTCAACAACATCCGGGACGGGGCCTACGCCCCGGACGTCCCCAACTCCATGACCGTGGAGCGCTACAGCCGGCTCATCGAGTCGCTGCTGAGCCTCTCCCAGGACATGGCGCAGGCGACCAGCAACCCGGAGATGATCAAGCGGACGCGCGCCCTGGCCGCGTTCTCCTCCGCCAAGGAGTACGCGTCCATCCAGCGCGCGATCATCGCCGCGGCACTGCCAGGCGGCAGCGACGCGAAGGCCCCGGGGCTGTCGGAGAACGACCGCCTCTACGGCAAGGCCGCCATGGAGAACGGCGAGACCGAGCTCAAGGCTTTCAAGTCGATCTACGAGTCCTCCGGCGGCGACTCCGAGGACCTCACCGCCACGATGGAGAACGGCAACCCGATCATCGCGTCCTCCGAGGCGTACGCCAACCGCGTGCTGGACACGAAGGACGCGCTGAAGCGGCTGCCCGAGCGCTCGCACCTGGACTGGACCGACGACTACTCGGTCCGCATCAACGCGATGAAGCAGATCGAGGGCACGCTGCTCGACCAGATGGAGAACAAGGCCCGTGAGCTGCGCGAGGAGTCGCAGCGCGAGGCCATCATCAACGGTGCGCTGATCCTCGTCGTCCTCGGCGTCTCGCTCGTCGGCGCGTTCGTCGTGGCCCGATCCATGATCCGTTCGCTGCGGCGGCTGCAGGACACGGCGACCAAGGTCGCCCAGGACCGCCTGCCCGAGCTCGTCAAGCAGCTGTCCGAGGCCGACCCGCAGGACGTCGACACCTCCGTCGAGTCCGTCGGTGTGCACTCCCGGGACGAGATCGGCAAGGTGGCCGCGGCCTTCGACGACGTGCACCGCGAGGCGGTCCGCCTCGCCGCCGAGCAGGCCCTCCTCCGGGGCAACGTCAACGCGATGTTCACCAACCTCTCGCGCCGCAGCCAGGGTCTTATCCAGCGTCAGCTCTCGCTCATCTCGGAGCTGGAGTCCCGCGAGGCCGACCCCGACCAGCTGTCCTCACTCTTCAAGCTCGACCACCTCGCGACCCGTATGCGCCGGAACGGCGAGAACCTCCTCGTCCTCGCGGGCGAGGAGCCGGGCCGCCGGTGGACCCGGCCGGTCCCGCTGGTCGACGTGCTCCGTGCCGCCGCCTCCGAGGTGGAGCAGTACGAGCGCATCGAACTGGCCGCCGTCCCCGCGACCGAGGTCGCCGGCCGCGTCGTCAACGACCTTGTGCACCTGCTCGCCGAGCTGCTCGAGAACGCCACGTCGTTCTCCTCACCGCAGACCAAGGTCAAGGTCACCGGTCACGCCCTGCCCGACGGCCGGGTGCTCGTCGAGATCCACGACACCGGCATCGGCCTCTCCCCCGAGGACCTCGCCGCGATCAACGAGCGGCTCGCGTCGCCTCCCACCGTGGACGTCTCGGTCTCCCGTCGAATGGGCCTGTTCGTGGTCGGCCGCCTGTCCCTGCGACACGGCATCCGTATCCAGCTGCGCCCCTCCGACTCCGGTGGCACCACCGCGCTGGTCATGCTCCCCGTCGATGTCGCCAACGGCGGCAAGAAGGCGCCCGCCAAGCCCGGTGCGGGCGGCCAGGGCGCCGTTCCCCCGGCGCCGGCGGGCCGTCCCGGTGCTCCGGCCGGCGGCAGCCGTCCGGGCCTCGGCGGCGCGGGTGGCGGCACGCCTGCGGGCGGCCGGCTCGGCGCGGGTGCCCCTCGCGGCCAGGTCGGTGCCGGTACGGCTCCGCGCGCCGCGCTCCCGGGTCGTGACGGGGCTCCGGCTCCGCGCCCCGGACAGGGCGGTGGCCAGGGCACGGCCCAGCAGGACGCCTCGCGTCAGGGCGCCGGTTTCGGTGCGCATCGCGGTGCGCAGGGCGCCCCGGCCCGTAACGAGGCCCCCAGGCAGAGCGGTTTCCAGCAGAACGCGCCCGGCACGGGTGACCGCGGCCGGCAGCTGCCCCCCACGGGCGGCCCGCGTGCCGAGCTGCCCGGCGGTCCCGGCGGCCGCCGCGACGAGTCCGTACCGCCGCGTCAGCAGCGCCCGCAGACCACCAGCTGGGGCAGCGAGCAGCCGCCGGTCCCGCAGCAGCGTCCGGCATCCGACGCGCCGCGCGGCCACGAGGACCACGCCGCTACGGCGGAGTTCCCCCGCCCGAAATACGGAAGCACCCCCCAGGCCGCAGGCTATGGAGGAGCCCAGCCGCGCGGCGACCGGTCCACGGGGCAGTTCGCCCGCCCTGACGTGTACGGCAACTCCGCTCCGCAGCAGCCGGCGCCCGCCCAGCAGCGCGACACCTCGAGTTTCGCGCCGCAGCGCCCCGCCGGGGGCGCCTCCCAGGGAAGCGCGGCGGGGCTGCCCGCCCCGTACCAGCCGGAGGCGCTGCCGCCGGCCTCGGGTCCCGGGGACGGCCGGACGCCGCTGTACGACACCCTTGAGACGAACTGGTTCCACGGTGGGCCGGGCGGCCGGTCCGCCGAGCAGAACCCCGGTGTCCCGCAGGCGTCGCCGGAGCGCACCGCTCCGCCGATGCCCCAGCGCACCCCCGCGCCGAGCCCGGCAACCCCGGGCAACGCGCAGAACGCGAACGGTGCCGCGTGGCGCACGTCGCCCAATGACGAGTTGGTACGCCAGGCCGAGCGGGTCAGGAAGCCCGCGGCCGGCGGCGTCACCACCTCGGGTCTGCCCCGCCGGGTCCCGCGCGCCAACCTCGTGCCGGGCACCGCGCAGGAGCAGAGTCACCAAAGTGGTCCGCAGGTCTCTCGTGCGCCCGATGACGTGCGCGGCCGACTGACCAACCTCCGACGCGGTATCCAGCAGGGCCGGCAGCAGAACAGCACGACCGGCAGCTTCAACCTCGGCCCCACCCACCAGCAGGAGCGTTAG